A single genomic interval of Pyrus communis chromosome 7, drPyrComm1.1, whole genome shotgun sequence harbors:
- the LOC137740902 gene encoding homeobox-leucine zipper protein HAT7 has translation MMAFPPCHTFMFQNHEDPELHLANSSCPPQHFHGGGMPFMMKRSLSFSGVENNKCHHHDQEAALHGGGEDDLSDDGSQMGEKKKRLNLEQVKTLEKSFEMGNKLEPERKMQLAKALGLQPRQIAIWFQNRRARWKTKQLEKDYDILKKKFDALKADNDALQAHNKKLHAELLALKSKDSSNEGGFDFKKETDQGSWSNGSENSSDHHHLNLEISRTPATTSSPPSDSPHEMNGKNLFPPSSSSLRSASTTQLLQGSSRSDLQCLKVDQMIQDEGLCSMFNGIDQEHQGFWPWPEQHHFH, from the exons ATGATGGCCTTCCCTCCTTGTCACACTTTCATGTTTCAAAACCATGAAGATCCAGAACTCCACCTTGCTAATTCCTCTTGCCCTCCTCAGCACTTCCacg GTGGTGGGATGCCTTTTATGATGAAGAGATCACTATCGTTTTCAGGTGTTGAGAACAATAAATGCCACCATCACGACCAAGAAGCGGCGCTGCATGGAGGAGGAGAGGATGATTTGTCGGACGACGGATCCCAGATgggagaaaagaagaagaggctGAATCTTGAGCAGGTCAAGACTCTGGAGAAGAGCTTCGAAATGGGGAACAAGCTCGAACCGGAGAGAAAAATGCAGCTGGCTAAGGCGCTTGGTTTGCAACCGAGACAGATTGCTATATGGTTTCAGAACAGGAGGGCGAGGTGGAAGACAAAGCAGTTGGAGAAAGACTATgatattttgaagaaaaaatttgaTGCTCTTAAGGCTGACAATGATGCTCTTCAGGCTCACAATAAGAAGCTTCACGCTGAG TTATTGGCTCTAAAAAGCAAAGATTCATCAAATGAAGGGGGGTTTGATTTCAAGAAAGAAACTGATCAGGGTTCTTGGAGCAACGGAAGTGAGAACAGTTCAGACCACCACCATCTCAACCTAGAAATTTCAAGAACACCGGCAACCACCAGCAGCCCGCCTTCTGATTCTCCTCATGAGATGAATGGAAAAAACCTCTTCCCACCGTCCTCCTCCTCCCTCAGGTCTGCAAGCACAACCCAACTCCTCCAAGGATCATCACGGTCAGATCTTCAGTGCCTCAAAGTTGATCAGATGATTCAGGATGAAGGCTTGTGCAGCATGTTCAATGGGATTGATCAAGAGCATCAAGGGTTTTGGCCATGGCCTGAGCAGCaccattttcattaa
- the LOC137740350 gene encoding uncharacterized protein At5g39865 has translation MGCATSKEKRCRHCESAYSPISRSYSMDVHHPPQTKGDSYHVVALTSSTLGSINRPANRVIVNGCDDTNNEKENLIGNGREKDNVHGNKEFSMGLIEAKTWSNMIDAKIPKIMPKTPTRTPPGEPETINTWELMEGLEDISPLRSPANHLRSFSFHVVQDPCPRPISPSDRPKSRFQENGNSPPKPQPMWLQMSDENDQVKSNSLIADFDPDVISAFRKSLSEIKSEEDSFDLAHLVVRKEPAWACDEVLEAQDKKDRDRVVLYFTSLRGVRKTYEDCCHVRVILKGVGVRVDERDVSMHSGFKEELRELLKEGYHAAALPSVFVGNKYIGGADEIRQLHEDGKLEKLLQSCEKLDGGGCGGGGGGVCDACGDIRFVPCETCSGSCKIYYEDIDHDEEEEEEEEEEEAEEGESGFQRCPDCNENGLIRCPICCY, from the coding sequence ATGGGTTGCGCAACCTCGAAGGAAAAGCGGTGCCGGCACTGCGAGAGCGCCTATTCTCCGATTTCCCGAAGCTACTCAATGGACGTCCACCACCCGCCGCAGACCAAAGGTGACAGCTACCATGTCGTCGCCCTCACCTCCTCCACCTTAGGCTCTATCAATCGCCCTGCAAACAGAGTAATTGTTAACGGATGCGATGATACCAACAACGAGAAGGAGAACCTAATCGGTAACGGTCGCGAAAAGGATAATGTACACGGGAACAAGGAATTCTCAATGGGACTGATCGAAGCCAAGACGTGGTCGAATATGATCGACgcgaaaatcccaaaaatcatgCCGAAAACACCCACCAGGACGCCGCCGGGCGAGCCGGAGACGATCAATACATGGGAGTTAATGGAAGGCCTCGAGGACATAAGCCCTCTCCGGTCACCAGCTAATCACCTCCGGAGCTTTTCGTTCCACGTTGTTCAGGACCCGTGTCCGAGGCCGATTTCCCCTTCCGACCGCCCGAAATCGAGGTTCCAAGAAAATGGGAACTCCCCGCCTAAGCCGCAGCCAATGTGGCTTCAAATGTCGGATGAAAATGATCAGGTGAAATCCAATTCTTTGATTGCAGATTTTGATCCGGATGTGATATCCGCGTTTCGGAAATCATTATCGGAGATCAAATCCGAGGAAGATTCTTTCGATTTAGCGCATTTGGTTGTCAGAAAGGAGCCGGCCTGGGCCTGCGATGAAGTGTTGGAGGCCCAGGACAAGAAGGACAGGGACAGAGTGGTGCTGTACTTCACGAGCCTCCGAGGGGTACGAAAGACGTACGAGGACTGTTGCCACGTTCGGGTGATACTGAAGGGCGTAGGGGTCCGGGTGGACGAGCGGGACGTGTCGATGCATTCGGGGTTCAAGGAGGAGCTGAGGGAGCTTTTGAAGGAGGGGTATCATGCGGCTGCATTGCCCAGTGTGTTTGTGGGGAATAAGTACATTGGTGGAGCTGATGAGATTCGGCAATTGCACGAAGACGGGAAGCTTGAAAAGTTGCTTCAATCTTGTGAAAAACTGGATGGCGGAGGTTgtggtggcggcggcggtggaGTTTGTGATGCTTGTGGGGATATAAGGTTTGTGCCATGTGAAACATGTTCTGGGAGCTGTAAAATATATTACGAAGACATTGATcacgacgaagaagaagaggaggaggaggaggaggaggaggcggagGAGGGTGAATCGGGGTTCCAACGCTGCCCGGATTGTAATGAGAACGGCCTAATACGCTGCCCCATATGTTGCTATTAG